The Equus caballus isolate H_3958 breed thoroughbred chromosome 30, TB-T2T, whole genome shotgun sequence DNA segment actagGCCGATCTCAAACAGCTGGTTTTCTTGACTCGTGATTCCCGAAGCTTTAACGTGCTAACGTgcattgcagcagagagaggaagagaggggagaggggtgaCATGAAGACCCCCCCAACACAGAACCCCAGCGTTGCAGAGAGCCCGTCTGGGCAACACTCAGGTGTTGAAGCTTAGTTTCGAAGGCAGATTCTggaatcccaggcagggacccTCCTGGAACAAGGCAGACCAGAACGGCGTGGCCTGGGACAGCCCACTGTCTCTGCTGACCAAGTCGCACAGTGAGGCCTTCCAGGGGGAGTTCTCGCTTGTCCAGCTCCCGTCAGCTGGAGAGGCTGTTACGAATGTGGGGATCAGGTTGGAAGACGGGAGCGGGGTCTGCTTCATCACCCACAGAATTTGAAATGCTCTCTCTGCTGCGCCCCGTCAGCCTGTTACCAGCTGACCCAGAATCTCCATCTTTTGAGGCTCTGGATGACAAGGGTAACCTAACGTGATAATTCTCAGGTGCCGTGTCCGTGTGGACCCCTGGGGACCCCCTTGTTAAGATCCTGCATTTCCACAAGCTCCCAGGTCGTGCCGTTGCTGCCACTTGTGGAACACTCTCCAAATAGTGAGGTCCCACCAATccgggaaggcttcctggaagagcagacctacaagagagagaagagactgaaGGGAAGAGATACGAGAGAGCCAAGCTGGGGCTGCAGAAGAATAAGAAAGTGGGGAGAGACTAGGAAGGGGAGGCGGTATTGGGGGATGGTGGGAACGAGGAAGCCAGCGTGGTCAGGGGCCCAGATTTCAAGGTCAGGTACGAGGAACGGGATGGGAGGTGCAGAGAAGAGCTGGAAGACGTCGTCAAGGTGGAGGGCTGGCAGAGTCTCCCACGGGCTGCACAAGCGAGGTTGACAATAATCTGGTGAGGCCCCGGGGACCACACCCAGGGCGAGCCCTAGTTCTGAAGAAGAGTGGTGTGGCAACCTGGGGCTCCTTGTCGCTCCACTCTCCAGAGGAAACCTCGACGTCCTGGAAGGAGTAGGGTGTCGTCGGCGCTTTCCCCTGGCCTCCCCTCGCCGGCGGCTGCAGGGCGAGGCGGGGTGGGCTGACTCACTGGGCCGGGCCCATCTTCGCATGAGCAGTGGTCCCAGGCTCGGCTCAGGGAAGGAGGGGCCCGGCCAGGGCCAGCCCTATGCCCCGGGCGTGGGAGGAGAGGGACCTAAACTGAAGGAATCTGAGGGGACGCAGGAGGAGGGCGGCATCACGGGGAGGGAAAAGGTCGAGGGGACCAGACTGGGAGGGGAGCCTTTCTATCAGCTCTCTATCCCGGAGACACCAGCAAACACACACCCCACGGCGTGGCAGCCAGTGTTCTGAGCACTTGCATTTATACAAGCCCATTTCATCTCACCACAGCCCAACGAGGGGAGcatcatccccattttccagatgaagaaactgaggcacagtcaCTTGGCCCAGCATCCCCCACACCCTCTGCTCGCCTTTCCAAGAGGCAAGATTATCTCCAGCCCTTTCAGAAACTGTCCAGCACAACTGCCACTCCCTGGGGATAAACGccgttcatttattcattcattcattcagcgcCCCCGTGTGCCGGTCCCTCTCTGGGTGCTGGGGGTTCAGCAGGGAACGAAGCAGACAGATCCTGGACCTCCTGGAGCTTGCAGTGAAgcggaaagagacagaaaaaaacaagatagataaaaacataaaagacagtGAAAACactaatggagaaaaataaaggagccGAGGGGCCAGAagtgcagggagaggggagggcaccctgcagggggtggaggaaggaCCTGCGGAGGGCAGGTTGGACAGTGACGTTCTCATTTGCTCTGGGGAAGCCCTTCCCGGCTAGACAGGGGTTCTGCTAAAGCTTCCCAAATTTTCGGacatttttgcttctttcagCAGTCACGTTCTAGTTATTAAACCTCTATCTAGTCCACTTCAACTTCCAGCCTCACCTTCAGATCGCAGTTCCCTCCCTCCTTGTGCCCAGCGGGCTCCACCTGGATGGTGGGGGGCTCCCTTCTCAGGCCCCTTTTCCACGAGGCTCCTCTAGGTGTCCCATCCCCTGTGAAGAGGCCCCTCTGTCAGCTCTGAGGCCGTCAGAGGAGGCCTCAGGAGGCCTGCGGGGAGGGGACAGTCCCAAAGAGCAGACTCTGGCACCGGTGGTCTCCATCCAGGCTCACCAGACCTGCAGATGTGACGCGCCCACCTCTCTTGAGGGCACTAAACTGTCCCCAGAGGGCCCACGTCGTACACCCAGGCCCCTCTTATAGATCTCCACGGTGAAGCCCCCCAagctgcctcctcctgccccaagGGGAGGGGCAGTTACTCTGAGCCTTTCCAGGACTTACAGTAACCCCGTCCCTATTCTGTCACCTCCGGGAAAAGCCAGGCCTCCCCTAACCTTGGCGGCCGAGGCTCTGGTCAGCAGCCCGCCCCCATTTCTTCCTGCCCCACGTTTGCTGGGGCGCCAGGAGGGCCttgagccccaccccagccccaccgcCAAGCTCCGTCGGCCCCCCCACAACCCAGAAGCAGTCACCCCCAGATGCCCCTGGGGTGTGGGAGCACACACACAGGTGATGTGGTCTCCCCTCTGGAGGATGCCCTGGGTAGAGGCCTCATGGGCCCTGGATTATGCCTCGGGAGCCATGTGGCAGGAATCGGGGGTCGCAGGTGCCCTGAGTGTGGCCTAGAGCAGCACTGTTGAGAGCCGAGGCGCTGCTTCCAGCCCAGGATGATGTGAGGAGTTTGGAGAATGCGGACCGGCTCCATCACCAAGTGACTGCAGAGTCCGCTGGTTTTGAGGGCTTTTTTCGTAGAAAGACTTTCCTGATGGAGGAAGCAGGGCATAGACTCATCTCCTGTGCAAATGCCTCATCTCACTGTGAGGGTCTGGTTTAGAGCGGGCGGGGTCTGGGAGCGCATGGCCCTTGGGCCTGCAGACTCCTGTCCCAGGGGAgggaagcagccagagacaaGCCAGCGGGCCTTTAGGACGGGGGCCCATTAAGCCTCAGCTGCGGACTCAGCCAGCACACCTCCCTGGCTCATCtgccacctccccctgccccactctTTCAGTCCCGGGTCACCCCGAGCTCCCCTCTGCTCCCAACCTCTTGCCTGTCTTCCCTGGCCTGACCCTGCTAATTCCGTAGGTGTCAGCTCAGTGATGGCTCCCCCACGGAAGCAGTCCCTCACCCACCCCCCCACTTAAATTGTGTCCACCCCCTTATTCTCTCTCACTGCAAGCTGCTCTTCTCCTTGGAATTTCTCTTACAACCTGAAACACACATGTCTGCGTGTGTACCTGCATATGCACGTATCTACCTGTATCTATAGCTGTCTATCTACCCATCAGCTTAATGTCTGTCTACTGTCTCGCTCCCCCAGTCTGTGAGCGTGGGGAGCTGTCTCCATCTGTGCCAGTTATAACGCAGATAACCCATGAGACCCCCCATAGCGTGTGCGCCCAAGAGATGAGTGTTGGGTATATGGATGAGCCCTTGCACGAAAGCATTGGTGATCAAGCGGGCTCACTGCTTGCACTGATGTCACGGGAGTGCGGCAAATAGCGGAGTCTTTCAAGATCAAAGGGGATCTTTGTCTAGTTTCCATTGTTCTGTTTTGGTTGACGGGGCTTTGTCAATATTTGATACCCAAGTGATCAAATCCCATACGTACCAGCTCCAGCCAATGAGAAcgcttccctccttctctctttcagcGTGCATGGAGGGCCCTGGGGCACGGGGATGAGCAGCCAGGCTCAGTCCCGGGAGCACCCAGTCTAGATGGGAAAGACCAGGAGATCCCCGCATCTGAGTGGGTGAGGCCCAGGCTAACCAGCCCGTCATCTCATCTGAGCCAGGAGCCGCCCGAGATCCTACCCTCCTCACCCTGGGCTGCCCCGCTGAGGGACCACAGGTTTGCCACAGACAGCCCTGAACGTCACTTCATACAAGCTCTTCTACGACAAGGGTTGACGCACGCACGCTTCGCGTTAGACAGGCAGAAATTATTCAAATACTTGTTGGCTAAAATGCAGAAgcaatttctttaaaacatgcttttctttgtttctatcaGATATCCAATTTAATTTGGTAGAAAACGTGCTGcacaaatagtaaaaaaaaaaaaatcagaatcggAATCAGAATAACCAGGGTTCTGCCCTGTGTGACCTCGGATGAGcctcctgacctctctgagcctcagtttcctcgagTATAAAACGGATTTATTTAAGTAGGCCCTACCTTTACATGGCACTGTAATTAGACTGTGTGTAAATTGCACAGCATACAGTAGGTGCCTAATATGTGCAGGCTAGTACCGTCTATTAGTATTACCATACAGCTGGCTTGTAAGTTACTAAGTTATGCCCAGTCTCTGCAGCAGAGTCTACTGCTCCCCACTCACCTGGGCCCTAGGAGGTGGGAGATGAGGCCAGAGGGGTCTCCGTGTCTAGTTCAGAGGGAAAAACTGCTTGTCCACTACCCACAAGCAGACATGAGTGACCTCCGCACTTTATCCTCACCACCAGGCTGCCCCGCCCACCCCAGGCAGCCGCCTCCTTCGGGGGAATTGGCAGGGTGGGgcgggtggggagaggagagaggtgagGCAGCCCATGCTGAACAGGTCTGCCTGGCCCCGTCTGCAAGGCCAGCGCGACCTCAGCAGGATCGCAGCCTGAGCGGCCTGGGAACTGCACCACCTCCCCGCCCGGCCCTCCTCTTTCCTGAAGAGCAGCCCCAGCCCCGCCTGCCCGCCTCCCTCCAGTCTGCAGAGCCCAGGCCTGACTTTCCTGGGAAACTGCTCTGGGATTGGGGTGTGCTGACGGGGCAGCTGGTGTGGCCGGGGCAGGCGCCAGTGCAGGGCTGCAGGGCGGGGCTCGCTCCAGGGGCCTGCGAGCTTAGCACAGGTGTGGAAACGTTTTTCTCCTGAGTCTTCAATTGGAGCAATTTGAAGTCCTGTAGCTGTTGGGGCGGGGGCTGAGAaccagggctgagcaggaggGCGGGCCTGAGGCTCGGTGACCgtgcaagggagggagggagggcagggctggacaCCCAGACCTGGTTTCTGTGAATCCCAAGCCCCGAGTGGATGGGCCTTCAGGGTGGGGGTCTCCAGGCAGCATGGGGGGCTTTGACCAAGGAAGGCACAGAGCGGTACAGAGTGGAAGATTTATTTTTGGGAAACAAAACCAGCCAGCTCACCTGTGGGACAGAAAGATTGCAGGTGGACTGTGCCGGGCCCCTGGAGCATCCTGCCTCTCAGCCACAGCCAGGTCAGCCACACTGCTGGCACTGCGGCCGAGCCCCTGCCCACCTGGGGTTCACTCTCTGCAGAGTCGGGAGTGACCCACTGGCAAAGCAAGGACAGGGGCTTCTGTGATCCACAGGGCGCCCCCACACCTTGGTCATGAGAATGGGCTATAACCACCCCGGAGAAGGAGGGGGCTGCCTGACTGTGCTCCCACTCTGGGCGAGGCCCCCTTGAAAAGCCCCGTCTGCTGTCCCTTCCAGAGCCACCTCCAGGCTGGCCTCCCCATGCTGGACTTGGCCCATCCCCTCTAAGGCCACGGGGCATCCTGGTGGTCAGGAAGGCCAGCCTCTCGGGCTGAAGGGCACAGGGCAGAGAGCCTGCTGGGAGGGGCTGCCCTGTCCCCGGGGTACACAGGGGGCGGGAGGGAGCAGAGCTGATCCCCTGAAATCGCGCCTTGCACCCTGAGCCCCGGGCCCACCTCCGGCCGCACCGCAGTTTGGGAGATTTGGGTGCTCCTCAATCAACAAGTCCCTCGTGCTGGAAAGAGTCCTCACTCTGGCATCAGAGACCTGGGCTCGAATCCATGCTTCCCCACTTACTAATGAAAGGCCCTCGGCACGTTGCTCAAACCttagaacctcagtttcctcatctgcaacatGGGGACGTGAGCTGGGGTCTGCGGGTGGTTGGCCCGAGAGAACCTGGGAAAGCagccagcacagggcctgccacGGGGGCCAGAGAGGGGGACGCAGGGGCACGTCGCGAAGGAGGAGCAGCGAGTTCACCCTGATCGGCAGCGTTTTCTGCCAGTTCCCACTCTGCCTTCCTCCTTGAAGGGCTGACTGGCAGGCTGGACTTCCAGGGGGAAACCAAGTCTCAAGGGGCCAGTGCTCACGGCCACTCTGCAGGGATGTGGACTCCGGCCTGGTCTGCCCTGCGCTTccagccagcccccaccccctgcctgggCCAGTCAGAGACCCTGGCCCTCGGGCCTGCCTCCGAGCCCAGCTGTTGAGGAGAGCCACCACCCCCACCCGAGGGCGGGGCCTGCCCCAGCCTTTCCAGAAACCTGGCTGCAGTGTTGGGGTGGAGCACCCCCTGGGAGCCagtctgccacctcctccagcagTGGCACCCACCTGGGCCAGCTGCCCGGAGAGACAGTCAGCAGCCCCCAGCGGTCCGGTCAGGCAGCAGCCCTGACCCTGGAACCCAGGGAGAAGAGAGGCTCCTGGGGGCTCCATAAACCCCCCAACAGGAGGGGCCAGCCAGGACGCAGCACTGGTGACCCGGCTTCCCCGACCTCGAGGCCTTGGGGGGGGGCTGGTAACACATTACAATGAAAAGAGCACTAATAGCAGCCACTGTTTGTTACACACTTGCGCAGCTAGTGCACAGCGTTTCGTTTAACCTTCCTGATGAGCCCCGTCTTTCAGAGAAGGACCTTGAGCACAGGAAGGGAGGGACGCTGCCTCCCTTGAAGAAGCCCTTCAAGAGTCACAGGTTTGGATGTGACAGGGCCAGACCCCAATGGGAGGAAGCGAGAGTGGAGATTCAGAACAGAGGGCTCCAGCTGGAGAGCTGGGCCCCCAGGGAGCCCACTGCCCCCCTCAGCTCTCCCGTCTCCAAAGTGGGTACAATATGAACGCGCTCTGCCCATCACAAGCACTGGTTTGCAGAGAAAATCGGACGGCAGCTGGAGACAGGGCCTCCCTCTGTCTGACTCCGGCCGACCAGAGTGTGGAGGTCATACCCCACCAAAGGTATGGGGGTACCCAGGGTGCCAAGAGATGTGAGGCCAGGGGTGCCCGAAGCAGCGTGAGATGGGGACCAGGCGGAGGGTGAAGCCCAGAGTGTGTAGGGGACGGTGGGCGGGCGTAGCACGGGCCAGAGTGTCTGGGGGCGTAAGTGCCCCCACTGCAGCCTCTCCCAGCTCCGAGTGGTCAGGAGGCCCGGGCTGGCCCGTGGCCATCCCTGCACCTGCAGTGTGAGCAAGCACAAAAGAGGGGCATGTGATGAAGAACTGAGGAGGGGGCGTGCCTGCCTCTGGCACATCGCTGCCCGTGAATCCATGCCTGTGTGACTGCGTCCGTGGTTCCTCTGGTCCCTACGAAGCCCATGGGGAGAGTACAGGACTACTCAGCCTGAAGCCCATGCCCTTGCTGGTTGGCCTCGGAAGGCGCCCTGCCCGGCCTGATGGCCCAGCTATGCCCCCGTACTCTGGCACCCGCTGGCTCTCTCCGTGGTGAGTGGACAGGACGGGGCCACCTGCCCAGACTCTTCACTGATGGACAAATGCTCCGGGCTCCGTGCACACCAGGGCTCCTGCCCAGGGGCAGCACTCGGGCCCACCTACTGTGTTCCCCCTAAGGTGCCAGCATGGGGACCTGGCCCGCATGCCAGAGTCAGAGCACGGTCCGCACTGCCTGGGGACAGTGTCTGGGGCACTCAACAGCTCACTCCTGAACACCAGATGACCTCAGGAGAAAAGAGGTAAGTGGGACCTGCACTCAGGGCAGCTCAGAGTGGGCCACCCAGGGCATCCTTTAAGAGCATACGGGTCTTGAAGGAGAGACCCCGTGTCCTAGGGCTCAGGGCTGATCATGGGGCTGGTCCTGCTGGGAGAGGAGGCACAGGAGATGGGACCCAAGACCCCGCCCAGGTTCCTCTTGCTCCTCTGAGCAGACGCTGAGACACAGGAGGTGGAGCCCCCACTGGCACTTCATGGTGTTTGGGAAATTCTGGTGTCCGGGTCCTGGACTCGCTGCCCCTCCCGTGGGTGGCAGGTGAGGGTGAGGCTGTGGTGCCCCGTCacggggagaggggctggggcacTGACTCAGCTGCAAAGTGGggagagtggggctggggccaCGCCCAGGAGCTGCCGGTGGATCTCCCAGAGGCAATGGTGAGCGCCCTCTGTGGGCCCGAGGCCCTGTCTACTGCCTCCCTGTCCTCTCAGACGCGTGCAGAGGGGGCCTCCTTGTCCCCCAGCAGGAGACCTGGCATTCTTTGGTAACTGTGCCTCTTCAAACACCAGGTGCCTCATGCTTCCAGGGCTTTGGgtgtgctgttccctcttcccttccttgctCTTGTCTTTCACTGTCCCCTCCTCACTCTCTGGGACTCGGGGGGAGGGACACCTTTTCCTCCAGAAAGCCCTCCTGCCTGCCAAGGCCAGGTGGGTGCCCCTGGTCCGtgcttcctccccaccctgcGCCCACCTGCTGTCCCCCTGAGCTGGAATCTTCTGCTGCTGAGGAAAGAGGTGCCACCTAGATGGCAGCGTCCCCTGCACCTGTCACAGTGCCCAGAGTGTATTTGGTCCTTGGGaggtatttattgaatgaatgaatgagagaataagAAATGAGGCCGAGAGCCCAGGCTAAGCCCATCCCCGCTGCCCAGGGGCGATATCCTTCTCGTCTCCGTGTGACCAGCATCTCTCACAGAGCCTGGCGCACGGCACGGGATGAACAGGACTATACTGTTTCTCGAGAGGACCAGGGTGACACCTGGAGGGACAGATCATGGAACACACGGTGACACTAGGTGGTGTCACGGTGACGCAGTTGTGACAGCATCCAGGGTGCCCAGAGCAGGGAGAAACGGAGTCACAGTGATGAAAGAGCGTGTGGAGCCTTCTAGAGACAGGCTCCCTGAGCTCCTTTGGGGGGATGATgagtggggagtgggaggaggcctccaggcagagggaacagcctgagcaaaggcctggagccACGGGAGGATGGGGCGGTCAGCCTTCCTCTGGAGCTCTCCCAGCCTGCATCCCTTCCCAGTCTTTCTGCCCCAGGAACCAATGCCACTAGGCTGTCCTCTTCACTCGGGGACACCGGCTTGCAGTTCAAGCCCACAGGTCATGggaagggggaaactgaggcacccagACTCGCCCACACCTCCCGGCAGCTCGGGCTGAAAAGCTGCAAGGAAACAGGCCCTCCTTCTTCCTCGGGGGTCCCCCGGCCCCTCAGACGCCCCTCCTCTGCGCCCTGGccaggatgagaaagaaaatggcCGTCCCAAGAGGCCGCCGTGATTCACACGAGTGACTCACGCAGGGATGGCTCCGTCCCCACGTGTGTGTGATCTCTCTCGGTGACTCACAGAGGCTGATGGCACAGCCCTTCTGCACTCTGcgcctccctcccgcctcccagGCCAGCTCCAGAAACATGCGCCCAGCCATCACCTCTCCCAGCCCGGAGCAGGTGGGAGGGGCCACATGGGAGGGAGCTCCTTGGGGTTTGGCAGACCCCAGGGGCCTGTGTCCTGAGGGTCTGCTGTCTGCCCTGACTCCCTGTGAGACCCGgggctgcctcagtttctctccctcTACAAGGGAAGTGACAGAAATGCCATTCGAAGTGCAGTGGCTTTTTATTACGGGCGTGCTGTGGGCACGTAGGGGTCAGGCGTGAGTGGAGGCTTCCAGCTGGGCTGGCTCCTGTCTTCCAGAAGAGTCTGCCTCTGGTGCCCAGGAGCTGGGGGCGTGCAGGGTGGGGACACAGCGAGGAGCAGGTCTTCCGGGAAGGAGGCCTGGCCCCCAAGGAGGCTGCAGCCTCTACTTCCAGCGCCCGGTGACTTTGGCCTTCCCGCGGGTCTTggagctgcaggaggagcaggaccCTGTCTCATGGGGAcccagggcagggcagcaggTCCCCATAGCCGGGGGGGGATGCTGAGGGCTGGGGGGGCAGCCTGGAGGGAGGACTCTGGCTccactggggagaggagagggaggcccCGGAGGGAGCCTGTGAGCTGAAGGAGGGGAGTGGATGGCGGGGAGATCAGGAGAATGGAGGCAGGGGTGGGCGAGGCAAGGGGGGGCTCTGGTGCTTACACTTTCTGGTTATCATTGATCCTGTTCCGGAGAACATTGATCTGGAAGAAAAGTGGGAAAGACAGAGTCACACTGGAGCTCACTAGGCTCAGGTCCTGGGGGGGCCTGGCCATGGGGGAGAAGGGCTCAGCggtgggggaggaaggaaaagggaaagaggagtgggggaggagaggagggaggaggagggggaggggaggagggggaggggaggagggggaggaggagaaagacgAGGAGAAAGACGAGGAGGCGGGggaagcgggggggggggggggggggggcacggGATGGGGAGGGGGCGGTGGCCGCGCACTTCGTATTTCTGCTGCTTGAACTTCTCCTGCAGGTCGAACTTCTCGGCCTCCAGGTTGTAGATGCTCTGCCACAGTTCCTTGGCCTTCTCCCTGCACGAGCCAGAGGGGGCAACAAGGAGGGCCCTCATCCGCCTTCATCCTGACCCTGAGCCAGCCCCCGTGGGCCCCAGccttccttcccacccccaggcctgcAGAGGGGCCCCCAGCACCGGGCTGAACATGGGGCCCAGATGGCCGTGCCCAGTGCTTAGGAACAGACAGGGGGGCTGCCAGGACAAAGTCCCGGGGACGCGGAGGAAGAGGGAGCAGGCTTTCGCGCACTGCAGAGCGTCTGCTCAAGCCCCCTGCCCAGCACCTGTGTGCAGGTGGGTCAGGGGAAGCTCACAGAGGTGAGGGGCCTGCTCAGTCCTTTCCCGCCAAACAGGTCCCGGGAAAATACGTGAGGCGGCAGCGCCCCCTGGTGGTGGCGAccagccctgccccgccccctcctggAGCAGCCCGGAGGAGCCTGGCCACCACCGGCCCCACCTCAGCTGATCTTCATTCAGGTGGTCGATGGCCAgcaccttcctcctctctgccagaatcttcttcttcttttcccgcTCCGTCTGCCGCTTCCCACTTTTCCGCTCCGTCTGGAGGGGTGAGAAGCAGGGAGAATTGGCTGGAAAACGCCCCCTCCGTCCCCTGATCCTCCCATAACCCCGTGGGAGCTGGGCAAGGCCTGCAGAGGACCAGGTTCTGATTCTCTTCTTCCTGCAACACCCACAGCATCTGCTGCCTGGATCCCCAGAGACACTGAGGCCAGGCGGGGAGGGCCGGGCCAGcaccccttcctctgcctctccaaTCTTCCATCTCTCTCCAGGCTCCTCCTCCCGCCTCACCCAATCCCCACATGCCTCCCTTCCCAGGCCAGGCTCCttctcctcccggggaccgccccaccccccaaaaagacCATGAGGAGGAAGAGGGTTTGAGGTTTGGTACCCACCTCGGCCTGCAAAGCCAGGACAGCATGAGAGAAAGACCCAGAGAGAAAGACCGAGACCacgacagagacacagagagagggcagggcacagagcagaAGACAAAGGTAGAGAGAcagggggaagaggagaaggtgatCAGACGCTCGCTGCGGGCACCGTCGTCTGCTAGGACACGGGCCTGGCGCTACGGCAGCGGCAGTTTCCACAGCAGAGCCACGCCAAGTTTGGCTGCTACGGTCACTGTGGGGGCCAGTGCAGGGGGCTGGCCTTGTGCTCAGCTGGGGACGTTGGAAATCTAAGGGATTGTTCTGACCCCTCCACTGCACGGAGAAAATCAGTCTACAGCACCCCTCCTCCCTGGCGAATATTTAGTAGGAGTGCGGAACGAAAACTAGGAACGGAGAGGGAGTTCCCAGGAATCAGCCGCCTCCATGTGTGCACACACGGATGCTACCAGTGTTAGCTCATCTGACTTTCCCAAAGCCGGCGGGGCGGACAGACAGCACCAGCCCCACGGTGGACAGGAGGAGACTGAGGCGCCGTGCACAGCTGTGTGTGCAGATCGGAGTACCCACCGGGCCCCTGACAATAGGCTCAGGGCTCTCCAGCTGCACCTGGccacctgggctcctgggccGGCTGAagccaggggtggggaggaacAGTGGCGTCCGGCCTCGGCCCACAGGACCACCCCGGCAGGGCCCGGCGAGCAAAGGCCGCAGAGTGGCTGAGCGAGCCCCGGAGTGGGGCGTGAGGAGGCCGGCTCTCACCCAGGCACCTGGGAACCGCGTCCTGGGACCAGCCTCCGGTCTGTCTGCTGCAGCGGATGCCTCACTCCTCGAGGCACGTCCGGGCGCCTGGAAGACCGCGGCTGCCCCCACCTACCCTCTGGATATAGCCTCCAAAGTGGATCATGTTGGACAGAGCCTTCTTCTTCCGGGCCTCGTCCTCAGCCTTCCTCCGGTTCTCCTCTTCCTCTCGCCGCGCCCGCTCCTCCTGGTTATCGGCGGGGAGCAGAGGGAttaggggcaggggcaggaccCCTGATGCTGCGTTGCAGCTGGCAGTCTCTATGGCAAGTTGATCTGAGCCTTCTCTCCCCTGGGTGCCCCTACCCCCCGTTCA contains these protein-coding regions:
- the TNNT2 gene encoding troponin T, cardiac muscle isoform X8 produces the protein MKSEYPRDQEEAAEGEAEAEAEDHTGDGQEEEAKEAEDGPVEEFKPKPRLFMPNLVPPKIPDGERVDFDDIHRKRMEKDLNELQTLIEAHFENRKKEEEELVSLKDRIEKRRAERAEQQRIRNEREKERQTRLAEERARREEEENRRKAEDEARKKKALSNMIHFGGYIQRTERKSGKRQTEREKKKKILAERRKVLAIDHLNEDQLREKAKELWQSIYNLEAEKFDLQEKFKQQKYEINVLRNRINDNQKVSKTRGKAKVTGRWK